In Malus sylvestris chromosome 15, drMalSylv7.2, whole genome shotgun sequence, a single genomic region encodes these proteins:
- the LOC126601790 gene encoding receptor-like protein kinase 7: MSSSTDRRKFHLPLHILFLLLCLLSAAAADELQILLTLKSAFQGSNTNNIFNTWKSTSPVCSFTGIACNENGFVRDIDLSNQNLSGFLAADAICQLKSLETLSLGFNFLDGTIKENLNNCVNLKYLDLGHNSFSGSFPDISSLSRLEHLHLNNSGLSGTFPWKSLANMTGLIRLSLGDNPFDQSLFPTELLNLKKLNWLYLANCSLGGPIPKGIGNLTELINLELSQNNIVGEIPSEITKLNKLWQLELYDNKLTGRLPSGLGNLTNLENFDASANRLEGDLSELRFLENSVTLQFYENNFTGEIPAEFGEFKKLVNLSLYTNKLTGPLPQKLGSWSKTDFIDVSENLLTGSIPPDMCKMGTMRGFFLLQNNFTGEIPANYAKCSTLKRFRVNINSLSGVVPPGIWGLPNAEIIDLTSNQFQGPITSDIGNAKTLAQLFVSYNQLSGELPDEISKATSLLSIVLNNNKFSGKIPGTIGDLKLLGTLYLQSNMFSASIPKSLGSCDFLSDLNIAENSLSGDIPSSLGSLPTLNSLNLSRNQLSGEIPMSLGSLRLSLLDLSHNRLTGAIPKSLSIEAYNGSFSGNSGLCSTDVSSFPRCSSRSGMSKDVRTLIICFSVGLAILLASLTCFLFLKKGEKDEDRSLKEESWDVKSFHVMSFTEGEILDSIKQENLIGKGGSGNVYRVLLANGKELAVKHIWNTNPSGRKKFESTTPMLAKRGGKSKEFDAEVQTLSSIRHVNVVKLYCSITSEDSSLLVYEYMPNGSLWDRLHTCQKMKLDWETRHEIAVGAAKGLEYLHHGLERLVIHRDVKSSNILLDEFLKPRIADFGLAKIVQATAGKDSTHVIAGTHGYIAPEYGYTYKVNEKSDVYSFGVVLMELVTGKRPIEAEFGENKDIVSWVSSMLKSRESILSMVDSYIPEVYKEEAIKVLRIAVLCTARLPELRPSMRSVVQMLEEAHETFKLLKIVIGKDDAAGNKKMELVKGIEN, encoded by the exons ATGTCGTCGTCGACAGACCGGAGAAAATTCCATCTACCCCTCCacatcctcttcctcctcctttgcCTCCTCTCCGCCGCGGCGGCCGACGAGCTTCAGATTCTTCTCACACTCAAATCCGCGTTCCAAGGTTCAAACACCAACAACATATTCAACACATGGAAGTCCACCAGTCCCGTTTGCAGCTTCACCGGAATTGCCTGCAACGAAAACGGATTCGTTCGAGATATCGATCTTTCGAATCAGAACCTATCCGGGTTTCTTGCGGCGGACGCAATATGCCAGCTCAAATCGTTGGAAACGCTTTCCTTGGGGTTCAACTTCTTGGACGGGACAATCAAAGAGAACCTGAACAACTGCGTAAATTTGAAGTACTTGGACTTGGGCCACAACTCGTTCTCAGGATCGTTCCCCGACATATCATCCCTGTCCCGGTTAGAACATCTTCATCTCAACAACAGCGGACTTTCGGGTACTTTTCCATGGAAATCATTGGCGAACATGACGGGTTTGATTCGACTGAGCTTGGGAGACAACCCTTTTGATCAAAGCCTATTCCCAACCGAGTTGTTGAATCTGAAGAAACTCAACTGGCTTTACTTGGCGAATTGCAGCCTCGGAGGTCCGATTCCGAAGGGAATCGGAAACCTCACGGAGCTTATCAACTTGGAGTTATCCCAAAACAATATCGTCGGAGAAATCCCATCCGAGATTACAAAGCTCAACAAGCTCTGGCAGCTCGAGCTCTACGACAACAAGCTCACCGGGAGGCTTCCTTCCGGCCTAGGAAACCTCACCAACCTCGAAAACTTCGACGCCTCCGCGAATCGACTCGAAGGCGATTTGTCGGAGCTGAGATTTTTGGAGAACTCAGTTACCCTCCAATTCTACGAGAACAATTTCACCGGAGAAATACCTGCCGAGTTCGGGGAATTCAAGAAGCTTGTCAATCTGTCCTTGTACACGAACAAGCTGACCGGTCCTCTGCCTCAGAAACTTGGCTCTTGGTCCAAGACTGATTTCATTGATGTCTCTGAGAACCTCCTGACGGGGAGTATTCCGCCGGATATGTGCAAGATGGGGACGATGAGAGGCTTTTTCTTGCTCCAGAACAACTTTACCGGCGAAATTCCGGCGAATTACGCAAAATGTTCGACGTTGAAGCGGTTCAGAGTTAACATCAACTCGCTGTCCGGTGTTGTTCCTCCTGGAATTTGGGGGTTGCCGAATGCGGAAATCATCGACCTTACTTCCAATCAATTCCAAGGCCCGATTACTTCTGACATCGGAAACGCGAAGACGCTTGCGCAGTTGTTCGTCAGTTACAATCAGTTATCTGGCGAGCTGCCGGATGAGATTTCCAAAGCAACATCTTTGTTGTCGATTGTTTTGAACAACAATAAGTTTTCGGGGAAAATCCCGGGGACTATTGGTGACTTGAAGCTTCTGGGGACTCTGTATTTGCAGAGCAACATGTTCTCTGCTTCGATACCAAAGTCTCTAGGAAGCTGTGATTTTCTGAGTGACTTAAACATTGCTGAAAACTCGCTTTCCGGTGACATCCCATCATCGTTAGGCTCTCTTCCAACCTTGAACTCTCTGAATTTGTCGCGAAATCAACTTTCGGGTGAAATCCCGATGAGCTTAGGATCTCTAAGGCTAAGCCTTCTTGACCTATCACACAACAGGCTCACCGGCGCCATACCAAAATCTCTGTCGATTGAAGCTTACAATGGTAGCTTTTCTGGTAACTCCGGTCTCTGCAGCACGGACGTGAGCTCATTCCCGCGGTGTTCTTCTAGATCGGGGATGTCCAAGGATGTCCGGACGCTAATTATTTGCTTCTCGGTAGGTTTAGCAATCCTGCTTGCGTCCCTCACATGCTTCTTGTTCTTAAAGAAGGGAGAAAAGGACGAAGACCGTTCAttaaaggaggaatcttgggaTGTGAAGTCTTTCCATGTGATGAGCTTCACTGAGGGTGAGATTCTTGATTCCATTAAGCAAGAGAATCTTATCGGAAAAGGGGGTTCCGGAAATGTTTATAGAGTTTTACTTGCGAATGGCAAAGAACTCGCCGTAAAACATATATGGAATACCAATCCAAGTGGCAGGAAAAAGTTCGAGAGCACGACCCCAATGCTTGCAAAACGAGGTGGGAAGTCCAAGGAATTCGACGCTGAGGTGCAGACGTTGAGCTCAATTAGGCATGTGAATGTGGTGAAGTTGTACTGCAGCATTACCAGCGAGGATTCGAGCTTGTTGGTGTATGAGTACATGCCGAATGGAAGCTTGTGGGATCGGCTTCATACATGccagaagatgaagcttgatTGGGAGACAAGGCATGAGATAGCAGTGGGAGCAGCCAAAGGGTTGGAGTATTTACATCATGGCTTGGAGAGGCTGGTGATACACAGAGATGTCAAGTCTAGTAACATTTTATTGGATGAGTTTTTGAAGCCGAGAATTGCGGATTTTGGGCTTGCCAAGATTGTTCAGGCCACTGCAGGCAAGGACTCTACTCACGTTATTGCCGGAACACATGGCTACATTGCTCCTG AATATGGATACACGTACAAAGTGAACGAGAAGAGTGATGTGTACAGCTTTGGAGTGGTACTAATGGAGCTAGTGACGGGGAAAAGGCCGATAGAGGCAGAGTTCGGGGAGAACAAGGACATAGTGAGCTGGGTAAGCAGCATGCTCAAGAGTAGAGAGAGCATATTAAGTATGGTGGACTCATATATTCCAGAGGTGTACAAGGAAGAGGCTATCAAGGTGTTAAGAATTGCAGTTCTGTGCACGGCTAGGCTGCCGGAGCTAAGACCCTCCATGAGAAGTGTGGTTCAAATGCTAGAAGAGGCTCACGAGACGTTTAAATTGCTCAAAATTGTTATCGGCAAAGATGATGCCGCTGGTAATAAGAAAATGGAACTAGTGAAGGGTATAGAGAATTGA